One region of Aeromicrobium sp. Sec7.5 genomic DNA includes:
- the atpA gene encoding F0F1 ATP synthase subunit alpha, with product MTELSIRPEEIRDALQKFVADYTPSAASTEEVGIVSDAGDGIAHVEGLPSAMANELLEFEDGTLGLALNLDVREIGVVILGDFAGIEEGQKVRRTGEVLSVPVGEGYLGRVVDPLGNPIDGLGDIETDGRRALELQAPNVMERKSVHEPLMTGLKSIDSLTPVGRGQRQLIIGDRQTGKSAIAIDTIINQKEFWESGDPSKQVRCIYVAIGQKGSTIAGVRGALEEAGALEYTTIVAAPASDSAGFKYLAPYTGSAIGQHWMYAGKHVLIVFDDLSKQAEAYRAVSLLLRRPPGREAYPGDVFYLHSRLLERCAKLSDELGAGSMTGLPIVETKANDVSAYIPTNVISITDGQIFLQSDLFNANQRPAVDVGISVSRVGGAAMQKSMKAVTGSLKVELAQYRAMEAFAMFASDLDAASKAQLARGQRIMELFKQGQYQPFAVEQQVVSLWAVQNGKVDDVPIDDVSRFETEFLDYIKRSHSGIFDAIRETGKFEDDTASSLEDAYTSFLDQFETSDGQSIKPGSQDVEALDDEDVEQEQIVKQKRG from the coding sequence ATGACGGAGCTCTCGATTCGTCCGGAAGAGATCCGGGACGCGTTGCAGAAGTTCGTGGCCGACTACACGCCCAGCGCGGCCAGCACCGAAGAGGTCGGCATCGTCTCCGACGCCGGTGACGGCATCGCCCACGTCGAGGGTCTGCCCTCGGCGATGGCCAACGAGCTCCTCGAGTTCGAGGACGGCACGCTCGGCCTCGCGCTGAACCTCGACGTCCGCGAGATCGGTGTCGTCATCCTCGGCGACTTCGCCGGCATCGAGGAGGGCCAGAAGGTCCGCCGCACGGGCGAGGTCCTCTCGGTCCCCGTGGGCGAGGGCTACCTCGGCCGCGTCGTCGACCCGCTCGGCAACCCCATCGACGGACTCGGCGACATCGAGACCGACGGCCGTCGTGCCCTCGAGCTCCAGGCGCCCAACGTGATGGAGCGCAAGAGCGTCCACGAGCCGCTCATGACCGGTCTGAAGTCGATCGACTCGCTCACCCCGGTCGGCCGCGGTCAGCGCCAGCTGATCATCGGTGACCGCCAGACGGGCAAGAGCGCGATCGCGATCGACACGATCATCAACCAGAAGGAGTTCTGGGAGTCGGGCGACCCGAGCAAGCAGGTGCGCTGCATCTACGTCGCGATCGGTCAGAAGGGCTCGACCATCGCCGGCGTCCGCGGTGCCCTCGAGGAGGCCGGCGCCCTGGAGTACACGACCATCGTCGCGGCGCCCGCGTCCGACTCGGCCGGCTTCAAGTACCTCGCCCCGTACACCGGCTCGGCCATCGGCCAGCACTGGATGTACGCCGGCAAGCACGTCCTGATCGTGTTCGACGACCTGTCCAAGCAGGCCGAGGCGTACCGCGCCGTGTCGCTGCTGCTGCGTCGCCCGCCGGGCCGCGAGGCCTACCCCGGCGACGTCTTCTACCTGCACTCGCGTCTGCTCGAGCGCTGCGCCAAGCTCAGCGACGAGCTGGGTGCCGGTTCGATGACGGGCCTGCCGATCGTCGAGACCAAGGCCAACGACGTGTCGGCCTACATCCCGACCAACGTCATCTCGATCACCGACGGCCAGATCTTCCTGCAGTCGGACCTCTTCAACGCCAACCAGCGTCCCGCGGTCGACGTCGGCATCTCGGTGTCGCGCGTCGGTGGCGCGGCGATGCAGAAGTCGATGAAGGCCGTCACCGGCTCGCTCAAGGTCGAGCTCGCGCAGTACCGCGCGATGGAGGCATTCGCGATGTTCGCCTCCGACCTCGACGCGGCGTCCAAGGCCCAGCTGGCCCGTGGTCAGCGCATCATGGAGCTGTTCAAGCAGGGCCAGTACCAGCCGTTCGCGGTCGAGCAGCAGGTCGTGTCGCTGTGGGCCGTGCAGAACGGCAAGGTCGACGACGTCCCGATCGACGACGTGAGCCGCTTCGAGACCGAGTTCCTCGACTACATCAAGCGCTCGCACAGTGGCATCTTCGACGCGATCCGGGAGACCGGAAAGTTCGAGGACGACACTGCTTCGTCGCTCGAGGACGCTTACACCTCCTTCCTCGACCAGTTCGAGACGAGCGACGGCCAGTCGATCAAGCCGGGCTCGCAGGACGTCGAGGCCCTGGACGACGAGGACGTCGAGCAGGAGCAGATCGTCAAGCAGAAGCGGGGCTGA
- a CDS encoding DUF2550 domain-containing protein, producing MPLWLWLVDSLLLVIVLLALVVVRRRSIERRSGAFELTISRRASGAAGWSIGTAVYHDDHLEWYRTFSLAWRPSVVLPRRGVEITGRRHPDTAESHVLAPGTIVVDLVSTEGRLRLSLAPPALTGLLSWLESSPPGRGINTVL from the coding sequence ATGCCGCTCTGGCTGTGGCTGGTCGACTCCCTCCTGCTCGTCATCGTGCTGCTGGCCCTCGTGGTCGTGCGGCGTCGCTCGATCGAGCGGCGCTCCGGCGCGTTCGAGCTCACGATCAGCCGCCGGGCCTCGGGCGCGGCAGGCTGGTCGATCGGCACCGCGGTCTACCACGACGACCACCTGGAGTGGTACCGCACCTTCTCGCTCGCGTGGCGGCCGTCGGTCGTGCTGCCGCGACGCGGGGTCGAGATCACGGGTCGCCGCCATCCCGACACGGCCGAGTCGCACGTGCTCGCGCCCGGGACGATCGTGGTCGATCTGGTGAGCACCGAGGGCCGACTCCGGCTCTCGCTGGCGCCCCCGGCTCTCACGGGCCTGTTGTCGTGGCTGGAGTCGTCACCCCCCGGTCGCGGCATCAACACCGTTCTCTGA
- a CDS encoding F0F1 ATP synthase subunit delta: MSTTQLRGASAASLDTVLAAVDASGDSGAELGEQLFGVVASLDSSPALRRVLTDPSTEDEAKRGLASSVFGKAVSAATLEVVRTAVGARWRVGRDLTDGLEVAGVVAILKGAAAAGQVDVLEDELFSVANLVTSTPELRSALSDTTVPGAGKSDLVGSILDGKAQPATVAVVRQAARARSASFERTLGAFADLVAARRSRLLAEVRTAHELGQTEHDRLAAALTARYGRDVHLNVVVDPSVIGGLAVSVSDDVIDGTMSSRLEAARRQLAG; encoded by the coding sequence ATGTCCACCACGCAACTCCGCGGTGCCTCCGCCGCCTCGCTCGACACGGTCCTGGCCGCGGTCGACGCGAGCGGTGACTCGGGTGCGGAGCTCGGCGAGCAGCTCTTCGGAGTCGTCGCCTCGCTCGACTCCTCGCCGGCACTGCGTCGGGTCCTGACCGATCCGTCGACCGAGGACGAGGCCAAGCGCGGTCTCGCCTCGTCGGTGTTCGGGAAGGCCGTCTCGGCCGCCACCCTCGAGGTCGTCCGCACCGCGGTCGGCGCTCGGTGGCGTGTGGGGCGTGACCTCACCGACGGCCTCGAGGTCGCCGGCGTCGTCGCCATCCTCAAGGGTGCGGCCGCCGCCGGCCAGGTCGATGTGCTCGAGGACGAGCTGTTCTCGGTGGCGAACCTGGTCACCTCCACCCCGGAGCTGCGGTCGGCGCTGTCCGACACCACGGTCCCCGGGGCCGGCAAGTCCGACCTCGTCGGCTCGATCCTCGACGGCAAGGCCCAGCCGGCCACCGTCGCGGTCGTCCGCCAGGCCGCCCGCGCACGATCCGCGTCGTTCGAGCGCACCCTCGGGGCGTTCGCCGACCTGGTCGCCGCGCGTCGCAGTCGCCTCCTCGCCGAGGTGCGCACCGCGCACGAGCTCGGCCAGACCGAGCACGACCGGCTCGCCGCGGCGCTCACGGCCCGTTACGGCCGCGACGTCCACCTGAACGTCGTCGTCGATCCGTCCGTCATCGGTGGCCTCGCGGTCAGCGTCTCCGACGACGTCATCGACGGCACCATGTCCAGTCGCCTCGAGGCTGCCCGCCGGCAGCTCGCGGGCTGA
- a CDS encoding F0F1 ATP synthase subunit B, with translation MISTRLVAATEGEELNPLIPHAAEIVLSAVVFLLLLFLIVKFVVPGFEKAYAARTAEIEGGIEEAQAAQKEAQAALEQYNAQLAEARHDAARIREEAKEQGAQILAELRADAQAEAQRITSAAHAQVEAERAQVVAQLKSEVGTLATELASRIVGEALTDDARSQRTVERFIAELEEESAN, from the coding sequence ATGATCTCGACTCGACTCGTCGCGGCCACCGAGGGTGAGGAGCTCAACCCCCTCATCCCGCACGCCGCGGAGATCGTCCTCAGCGCGGTCGTCTTCCTCCTGCTCCTCTTCCTGATCGTCAAGTTCGTCGTTCCGGGCTTCGAGAAGGCCTACGCAGCGCGTACGGCCGAGATCGAGGGCGGCATCGAGGAGGCGCAGGCGGCGCAGAAGGAAGCCCAGGCGGCGCTCGAGCAGTACAACGCTCAGCTCGCCGAGGCACGTCACGACGCCGCTCGCATCCGCGAGGAGGCCAAGGAGCAGGGCGCGCAGATCCTCGCCGAGCTCCGGGCCGACGCCCAGGCCGAGGCGCAGCGCATCACCTCGGCCGCGCACGCGCAGGTCGAGGCCGAGCGTGCCCAGGTCGTGGCGCAGCTCAAGAGCGAGGTGGGCACGCTGGCCACCGAGCTCGCGAGCCGCATCGTGGGCGAGGCGCTCACCGACGACGCGCGCAGCCAGCGCACCGTCGAGCGCTTCATCGCCGAGCTCGAAGAGGAGTCGGCCAACTGA
- a CDS encoding ATP synthase F0 subunit C, translating into MDGNLNMIGLGLAAIGPGIAVGLIFAALVSGVARQPEAQGTLRQLAILGFVLAEQFFIIGLALAFVL; encoded by the coding sequence GTGGACGGCAACCTGAACATGATCGGCCTCGGCCTGGCCGCGATCGGCCCCGGCATCGCCGTCGGCCTCATCTTCGCCGCGCTGGTGTCGGGCGTCGCCCGTCAGCCCGAGGCCCAGGGGACGCTGCGTCAGCTCGCGATCCTCGGCTTCGTCCTCGCCGAGCAGTTCTTCATCATCGGCCTGGCGCTCGCGTTCGTTCTCTAG
- a CDS encoding F0F1 ATP synthase subunit gamma produces MAASVRELRAKIRSTQATKKITRAMELIAASRIIKAQQHAAAAAPYARELTRAVSAVATFSNVDHPLTTEKENPTRAAVLVITSDRGLAGSYSSSVLKETERLAEKLRGEGKEIDFYLAGRKSVAYFKFRDIDHVTSWTGFSDKPQYEDARTIGEALVQAFAEGEDIESDAHSEVEVRPVDELHVVFTRFKSMLTQEPDVIRLLPLEVVEGTEAPEEHELLPLYEFEPSAHEVLDALLPKYVNSRIYYCLLQAAASELAARQKAMKSATDNAQDLIEKYTRTANQARQAGITQEISEIVGGANALADAAAGQE; encoded by the coding sequence ATGGCAGCGTCGGTACGAGAGCTACGCGCGAAGATCAGGTCGACCCAGGCGACCAAGAAGATCACGCGTGCCATGGAGCTCATCGCCGCGTCGCGCATCATCAAGGCGCAGCAGCACGCGGCGGCGGCAGCGCCGTACGCGCGTGAGCTGACCCGGGCGGTCTCGGCGGTGGCGACGTTCTCGAACGTCGACCACCCGCTGACGACCGAGAAGGAGAACCCGACCCGCGCCGCGGTGCTCGTCATCACGAGTGATCGCGGCCTGGCCGGCTCCTACTCCTCGAGCGTGCTCAAGGAGACCGAGCGCCTGGCGGAGAAGCTGCGCGGTGAGGGCAAGGAGATCGACTTCTACCTCGCCGGTCGCAAGTCGGTGGCCTACTTCAAGTTCCGCGACATCGATCACGTGACGTCGTGGACGGGCTTTTCCGACAAGCCGCAGTACGAGGACGCGCGCACGATCGGCGAGGCCCTCGTCCAGGCGTTCGCCGAGGGTGAGGACATCGAGTCCGACGCCCACAGCGAGGTCGAGGTCCGACCGGTCGACGAGCTGCACGTCGTCTTCACCCGCTTCAAGTCGATGCTGACGCAGGAGCCCGACGTGATCCGTCTGCTCCCGCTCGAGGTCGTCGAGGGCACGGAGGCCCCCGAGGAGCACGAGCTGCTTCCGCTGTACGAGTTCGAGCCCTCGGCCCACGAGGTCCTCGACGCGCTGCTGCCGAAGTACGTCAACAGCCGCATCTACTACTGCCTGCTCCAGGCGGCCGCCTCCGAGCTCGCGGCCCGCCAGAAGGCCATGAAGTCCGCGACCGACAACGCGCAGGACCTCATCGAGAAGTACACCCGAACTGCCAACCAGGCCCGCCAGGCTGGCATTACCCAGGAGATCAGCGAGATCGTGGGTGGCGCTAACGCGCTCGCCGACGCCGCCGCTGGTCAGGAGTGA
- the atpD gene encoding F0F1 ATP synthase subunit beta, with protein sequence MTATVEEKTTPATGATGRVARVIGPVLDIEFPSDQMPEIYNALLVDTEVAGTKETLTLEVALHIGDGLVRAISLRPTDGVVRGTPVIDTGGPISVPVGDRTLGKVFTTTGQVMNLEEGEELEVGETWGIHRKAPAFDQLEAKTEMFQTGIKVIDLLTPYVLGGKIGLFGGAGVGKTVLIQEMIARVAKDHDGVSVFAGVGERTREGNDLIAEMEEAGVLDKVALVFGQMDEPPGARLRVALSALTMAEYFRDVQKQDVLLFIDNIFRFTQAGSEVSTLLGRMPSAVGYQPTLADEMGVLQERITSTRGHSITSLQAIYVPADDYTDPAPATTFAHLDATTELNREIASMGIYPAVDPLTSTSRILDPRYIADDHYQTANRVKSILQRNKELQDIIAILGVDELSEEDKTIVSRARRIQRFLSQNTYVAKQFTGIEGSTVPLDETIDGFTKICDGDYDHVAEQAFFMCGGLEDVDAKWAEIQKSF encoded by the coding sequence ATGACTGCCACCGTTGAAGAGAAGACCACGCCCGCCACGGGTGCCACCGGTCGGGTCGCGCGCGTCATCGGCCCGGTCCTCGACATCGAGTTCCCCTCGGACCAGATGCCCGAGATCTACAACGCCCTCCTGGTCGACACCGAGGTCGCCGGCACCAAGGAGACCTTGACGCTCGAGGTCGCCCTGCACATCGGTGACGGCCTGGTCCGCGCGATCAGCCTGCGTCCCACCGACGGTGTCGTGCGCGGCACGCCGGTCATCGACACCGGCGGACCGATCTCGGTCCCGGTCGGCGACCGCACGCTCGGCAAGGTGTTCACCACCACCGGTCAGGTCATGAACCTGGAGGAGGGTGAGGAGCTCGAGGTCGGCGAGACCTGGGGCATCCACCGCAAGGCTCCGGCCTTCGACCAGCTCGAGGCCAAGACCGAGATGTTCCAGACCGGCATCAAGGTCATCGACCTGCTGACGCCGTACGTGCTCGGCGGCAAGATCGGCCTGTTCGGTGGTGCCGGAGTCGGCAAGACCGTGCTGATCCAGGAGATGATCGCCCGCGTCGCCAAGGACCACGACGGCGTGTCGGTGTTCGCCGGCGTCGGTGAGCGCACCCGTGAGGGCAACGACCTCATCGCCGAGATGGAGGAGGCGGGCGTCCTCGACAAGGTGGCGCTGGTCTTCGGCCAGATGGACGAGCCGCCGGGAGCGCGTCTGCGCGTCGCCCTGTCCGCGCTGACGATGGCGGAGTACTTCCGCGACGTGCAGAAGCAGGACGTGCTGCTGTTCATCGACAACATCTTCCGGTTCACGCAGGCCGGCTCGGAGGTCTCCACGCTGCTCGGCCGCATGCCGTCCGCCGTGGGCTACCAGCCGACCCTGGCCGACGAGATGGGTGTGCTCCAGGAGCGCATCACCTCGACGCGTGGTCACTCGATCACCTCGCTGCAGGCGATCTACGTGCCGGCCGACGACTACACCGACCCGGCGCCGGCCACGACGTTCGCGCACCTGGACGCCACGACCGAGCTCAACCGTGAGATCGCGTCGATGGGCATCTACCCGGCCGTCGACCCGCTGACGTCGACGTCGCGAATCCTCGACCCGCGCTACATCGCCGACGACCACTACCAGACGGCGAACCGCGTCAAGAGCATCCTGCAGCGCAACAAGGAGCTCCAGGACATCATCGCGATCCTCGGTGTCGACGAGCTCAGCGAGGAGGACAAGACGATCGTCTCGCGCGCCCGTCGCATCCAGCGCTTCCTCAGCCAGAACACCTACGTCGCCAAGCAGTTCACGGGGATCGAGGGCTCGACCGTCCCGCTCGACGAGACGATCGACGGCTTCACGAAGATCTGTGACGGCGACTACGACCACGTGGCCGAGCAGGCCTTCTTCATGTGTGGCGGTCTGGAAGACGTCGACGCGAAGTGGGCCGAGATCCAGAAGAGCTTCTGA
- a CDS encoding F0F1 ATP synthase subunit epsilon: MAGTLQVELVAADRVVWSGEAVRVLARTASGDLGVLANHAPLLSVLVPGVVEIEATGGERLRAAVGDGFLSVADNRVSILSEDTFLADEIVESDARAELEQAKSDGDDLAAQRAEAKLRVLQRS, translated from the coding sequence ATGGCAGGCACGTTGCAGGTCGAGCTCGTCGCGGCCGACCGCGTCGTGTGGTCGGGCGAGGCCGTGCGCGTCCTCGCCCGCACCGCCTCGGGTGACCTCGGTGTGCTCGCCAACCACGCGCCGCTGCTGTCGGTGCTCGTGCCGGGCGTCGTCGAGATCGAGGCCACCGGCGGCGAGCGCCTGCGGGCGGCCGTCGGCGACGGCTTCCTCTCGGTGGCCGACAACCGCGTGTCGATCCTGAGCGAGGACACCTTCCTCGCCGACGAGATCGTGGAGTCCGACGCGCGCGCCGAGCTCGAACAGGCGAAGTCGGACGGCGACGACCTCGCCGCCCAGCGCGCCGAGGCCAAGCTGCGCGTGCTGCAGCGTTCCTGA
- the atpB gene encoding F0F1 ATP synthase subunit A, with protein sequence MSLASGLSAASSPPSPGPADFNLPAIFEVGALEVTKPMILLAISAVLIAALFAAAARPAAVVPGRLQFAGEMVYGFVRNGVARDNIGSSDFQRFVPFLFAIFTFVFVNNYYGLIPVVQFPSMSHIGFPLALAAITWIVYNGAGIARHGFVGYLKHETVPAGMTGPILILLVPLEFLSNILLRPVTLTLRLFATMFAGHLLLLLFSLGAEYLLLHSENTLAIPAGIASAILFVGISFLEILVMFLQAYVFTLLASMYIGEALADEH encoded by the coding sequence GTGTCCCTCGCCTCCGGCCTTTCCGCCGCATCGAGCCCCCCGAGCCCCGGCCCGGCCGACTTCAACCTCCCGGCGATCTTCGAGGTCGGCGCGCTCGAGGTCACCAAGCCGATGATCCTGCTGGCGATCTCCGCGGTGCTCATCGCTGCCCTGTTCGCCGCCGCCGCGCGTCCTGCGGCCGTCGTCCCGGGCCGCCTCCAGTTCGCCGGCGAGATGGTCTACGGATTCGTCCGCAACGGCGTCGCGCGCGACAACATCGGCAGCAGCGACTTCCAACGCTTCGTGCCGTTCCTGTTCGCGATCTTCACCTTCGTGTTCGTCAACAACTACTACGGCCTCATCCCGGTGGTGCAGTTCCCGTCGATGTCGCACATCGGCTTCCCGCTGGCGCTCGCGGCCATCACCTGGATCGTCTACAACGGCGCCGGCATCGCCCGCCACGGATTCGTCGGCTACCTCAAGCACGAGACGGTCCCCGCCGGCATGACGGGCCCCATCCTCATCCTGCTGGTGCCGCTGGAGTTCCTCTCCAACATCCTGCTGCGTCCCGTGACGCTCACGCTGCGTCTGTTCGCCACGATGTTCGCCGGTCACCTCCTGCTGCTGCTCTTCTCGCTCGGCGCGGAGTACCTGCTGCTCCACTCGGAGAACACGCTGGCCATCCCGGCCGGCATCGCGTCGGCGATCCTGTTCGTCGGCATCAGCTTCCTCGAGATCCTCGTGATGTTCCTCCAGGCGTACGTCTTCACGCTGCTCGCCTCCATGTACATCGGTGAGGCGCTCGCCGACGAGCACTGA